A genomic segment from Hippoglossus stenolepis isolate QCI-W04-F060 chromosome 3, HSTE1.2, whole genome shotgun sequence encodes:
- the LOC118105105 gene encoding enhancer of split mgamma protein-like yields the protein MKAAEIRLSLHRPLQHRDPHMAPTITAARTNSQEHLTRQKLRKPLVEKLRRERINSSIELLKSLLGPEFLNQQPDSKLEKADILEMTVCFLTQLLQQNQQQRRLMKHFNKLQSSSEEKLTEADFSPLSSTVHSSITKDQSPVSSAPWRPW from the exons ATGAAGGCAGCAGAGATCAGATTGTCTCTACACAGACCTCTACAGCACAGAGATCCACACATGGCTCCTACAATCACTGCAGCAAGGACCAACTCTCAGGAGCATCTGACGAGGCAAAAG ctcagaaagCCTCTGGTGGAGAAGTTACGCAGAGAGCGAATCAACAGCAGCATCGAGCTGCTCAAGTCTCTCCTGGGTCCAGAGTTCCTCAACCAGCAGCCAGACTCCAAGCTGGAGAAAGCAGACATCCTGGAGATGACAGTTTGCTTCctgacacagctgctgcagcagaaccagcagcagagaagactGATGAAGCACTTCAACAAGCTGCAGTCTTCCTCTGAGGAGAAGCTGACAGAGGCTGACTTCTCTCCTCTGAGCTCCACAGTCCACAGCAGCATCACCAAAGACCAGAGTCCAgtcagcagcgccccctggaggccgTGGTAG